The following proteins are encoded in a genomic region of Magnolia sinica isolate HGM2019 chromosome 1, MsV1, whole genome shotgun sequence:
- the LOC131246127 gene encoding protein ACCELERATED CELL DEATH 6-like: protein MDPQLHEAARRGSIPLLKAIKDEDQQILHSTAPQMNNALHIAVRLGHAEFTKEILGRCGAHLMQVKSTGDTPLHCATRTGRLNVVEILLNWIETEDRSLGLLRMTNKEKNTALHEALRNRHGPVAMKLLESDWKLACLVNEAGESPLHIAAREEFLQVVQMILDTTPSADELMPIQAVVNRIHVGNELPTFQKISAMLSFCIIISLMNSMQTHQWEQKRDIVRIQDTHGRTALHYAACQDKPTIVSMLLRSDRSLAYILDNNGCSPLHIAAASGSPLVITELLKHYPDVSEQLDPSGKNVFHIAIIYSKYSTVHGLLRMPELEGMINEPDADGNTLLHLAAKYRSDALLLLLSRDRRVDMTIMNKDGQTALDLIEMDPENHEIQLLILKYLRYHGAIHGRRQQMPSGIEETRLQNIDVADWNERYKAGVSTYTLVAALIATVTFAATFTMPGGYRNDDPNQGAAVLVKRWSFKAFLFSNTIALCCSLIVVVCFIWAWGHHMSFLRDMLMWGHRLTIIACLALMVSFMAAVYAVVAPECLWLAILILAIGCSGPFLVYCLIGHTIWYIPS, encoded by the exons ATGGACCCCCAATTACATGAGGCCGCAAGACGAGGGAGCATCCCACTCCTGAAAGCCATCAAAGATGAGGACCAACAAATTCTCCACTCTACAGCTCCCCAAATGAACAATGCCCTACACATTGCAGTGAGATTAGGACATGCAGAGTTCACCAAAGAGATCTTGGGccgatgtggggcccatctcatgCAAGTGAAATCCACAGGTGACACTCCTTTACACTGTGCCACAAGGACTGGACGGCTCAATGTGGTTGAAATCCTATTGAATTGGATTGAGACAGAAGACAGAAGTCTGGGGCTACTTAGGATGACCAACAAGGAAAAGAACACGGCCTTACACGAAGCATTGAGAAATCGGCACGGCCCTGTGGCCATGAAGTTATTAGAATCAGATTGGAAATTGGCGTGTTTGGTTAATGAAGCTGGTGAATCGCCATTGCATATAGCTGCCAGAGAGGAGTTCCTGCAAGTTGTTCAGATGATTTTGGACACTACACCATCAGCAGATGAGCTTATGCCTATACAAGCAGTTGTAAACAGGATTCATGTTG GGAATGAGTTGCcaacatttcaaaaaatttctGCTATGCTTTCATTCTGCATTatcatttctctaatgaattccATGCAAACACACCAATGGGAGCAAAAGAGAGACATAGTCAGAATCCAAGACACCCATGGCCGAACTGCCCTTCACTATGCAGCATGCCAAGACAAACCTACCATAGTTTCAATGTTATTGAGATCTGACCGTTCCCTCGCTTACATATTAGACAACAATGGCTGCTCACCTCTTCACATTGCGGCTGCTTCTGGTTCCCCATTGGTGATCACTGAGCTACTTAAACACTACCCGGACGTTAGCGAGCAACTCGATCCAAGTGGGAAGAATGTATTTCACATTGCTATTATATACAGCAAGTATTCCACCGTTCACGGCTTATTGCGTATGCCAGAGCTTGAGGGGATGATAAACGAGCCCGATGCAGATGGAAACACTCTTCTTCATCTTGCTGCGAAGTACCGTAGTGATGCACTGTTGCTGTTGTTGTCAAGGGACAGAAGGGTGGACATGACGATCATGAATAAGGATGGTCAGACTGCGCTTGACCTTATAGAAATGGACCCGGAGAATCACGAAATTCAG CTGCTCATCTTGAAATACTTGAGATATCATGGCGCGATCCATGGACGGCGGCAGCAAATGCCTAGTGGAATCGAAGAAACAAGGCTGCAAAATATCGACGTGGCTGATTGGAACGAGCGCTACAAAGCCGGGGTCAGCACATACACATTAGTGGCTGCACTCATCGCCACCGTCACCTTCGCTGCCACATTCACAATGCCAGGTGGGTACAGGAATGATGACCCAAACCAAGGTGCTGCAGTGCTCGTGAAGCGTTGGTCATTCAAAGCTTTCTTGTTCTCAAATACAATTGCGTTATGTTGCTCACTTATTGTCGTTGTCTGCTTCATCTGGGCATGGGGTCATCACATGAGTTTCTTACGTGATatgcttatgtggggccatcGGCTTACGATCATTGCATGCCTGGCGCTGATGGTTTCATTCATGGCAGCTGTGTATGCAGTGGTTGCACCAGAGTGCTTGTGGCTAGCTATTTTGATCTTGGCTATTGGTTGTAGCGGGCCATTCCTTGTCTACTGTTTGATTGGTCACACAATCTGGTACATTCCTTCCTAA